The Vibrio echinoideorum genome includes a region encoding these proteins:
- a CDS encoding valine--pyruvate transaminase produces MQFSKFGEKFNRYSGITRLMDDLNDGLRTPGAIMLGGGNPAAIPAMLDYFNQASADMLASGELIAALANYDGPQGKDSFIKSLATMLKDTYGWDISEKNISLTNGSQSGFFYLFNLLAGQQPDGSHKKILLPIAPEYIGYGDAGIDDDIFISYHPEIELLENRQFKYHVDFEKLKVDDSVAAICASRPTNPTGNVLTDEEVLKLDKLARKNNIPLLIDNAYGLPFPNIIFEDVEPFWNENTILCMSLSKLGLPGVRCGIVIASEEVTQALTNMNGIISLAPNSVGPAIANHMIEKGDLLRLSSEVIKPFYKDKSLRAVELLQEAIDDPRFRIHKPEGAIFLWLWFDELPITTMELYDRLKARGVLIVPGEYFFIGQEDEWDHAHQCLRMNYVQDDEAMQKGIAIIAEEVKKAYSEQ; encoded by the coding sequence ATGCAGTTCTCTAAGTTTGGTGAAAAATTTAATCGATACTCTGGAATCACTCGTTTGATGGATGATTTGAATGATGGCCTGCGCACTCCTGGCGCAATCATGCTCGGTGGTGGCAACCCAGCCGCTATCCCAGCCATGCTCGATTACTTTAACCAAGCCAGTGCCGATATGCTCGCCAGTGGAGAACTCATCGCCGCCCTCGCCAACTACGATGGTCCGCAAGGCAAAGACAGCTTCATCAAGTCGTTAGCTACAATGCTAAAAGATACTTACGGCTGGGACATCAGTGAGAAGAACATTAGCCTAACTAATGGCAGCCAAAGTGGCTTCTTCTACTTATTCAACTTGTTAGCAGGTCAGCAGCCAGATGGCTCACACAAGAAAATCTTGCTGCCAATCGCGCCTGAGTACATCGGTTACGGCGATGCTGGCATTGATGACGATATATTTATCTCATATCACCCAGAAATAGAGTTGCTTGAAAACAGACAGTTCAAATACCACGTCGATTTTGAAAAGCTCAAGGTTGATGATTCAGTAGCGGCTATCTGTGCTTCTCGTCCAACTAACCCAACCGGCAACGTACTAACCGACGAAGAAGTACTTAAGCTGGATAAACTGGCGCGTAAAAACAACATTCCTCTGCTGATCGATAATGCTTACGGCTTACCGTTTCCAAACATCATCTTTGAAGATGTTGAACCGTTCTGGAATGAAAATACGATTCTATGCATGAGCCTATCCAAGCTTGGCTTGCCAGGCGTGCGTTGCGGTATCGTGATTGCGAGCGAAGAAGTAACACAAGCACTGACCAACATGAATGGCATTATTAGCCTAGCACCCAATAGTGTTGGTCCTGCGATTGCTAACCACATGATTGAAAAAGGCGATTTACTGCGCTTAAGCAGCGAGGTAATCAAACCTTTCTATAAAGATAAATCTCTACGTGCAGTTGAGCTCTTACAAGAAGCGATCGATGACCCTCGTTTCCGTATCCACAAGCCTGAAGGCGCGATTTTCTTATGGCTATGGTTTGATGAGCTGCCGATTACCACTATGGAGCTGTACGATCGCCTCAAAGCTCGTGGTGTATTAATTGTTCCGGGAGAGTACTTCTTTATCGGTCAAGAAGATGAGTGGGATCATGCTCACCAGTGCTTGCGTATGAACTACGTACAAGATGATGAAGCAATGCAAAAAGGCATTGCTATCATTGCTGAAGAAGTGAAAAAGGCTTACTCAGAACAGTAA
- a CDS encoding alpha-amylase gives MKKTVLALSILALSACSQTNDNRLLLTIDNDTLVFESTGKGTVIAEQELGKGSYTFSISDAQNTCGTNFALAEESRIKFNKPLRLDDCAEKSEIAIKVFRANTYQFTLNPQTNELTVQVKPKQQQAQSFACPVPSDQPTTINVAQTFDDGTLVRDALSGIEATVSNGNVTMQPAENSQGVLLLEKVEPETKADFSWDNATVYFVMTDRFHNGNPDNDNSYGRSQDGQDEIGTFHGGDLAGLTEKLDYIESLGANAIWITSPLEQIHGWVGGGDRGDFKHYGYHGYYHQDWTKLDDNMGTEDELKTFIDTAHSKGIRVVWDVVMNHTGYATLADMQEFDFGKLNLTDEQAKQTLGENWTDWQPKADQNWHYFNNFISYSDQDAWEKWWGKAWLRSDIGAYDSPGYNNLTMSLAHLPDFKTESTETTGLPNFYLNKSTSATDELKTPREHLITWLSDWVRDYGVDGFRVDTAKHVELEAWAELKESTNQALAEWKQNNPDKALDDLPFWMTGEVWAHSVVKSDYFANGFDSIINFEFQSDIAPKALKCLSDLDADYLRYADKINNDSEFNVLSYLSSHDTSLFWTQHGSDFAKQTKAANALMLAPGAVQIYYGDEIARDFGPTGSDPMQGTRSDMPWDQITGERAQLLEHWQTLGQFRQRHPSIAQGKHIIRNSKGYYAFERQYQDDKVLVVYTGTK, from the coding sequence ATGAAAAAAACAGTACTCGCGCTTTCTATACTCGCACTCAGCGCATGCAGCCAAACCAATGACAACCGCTTACTACTGACAATTGATAACGATACACTCGTATTTGAATCAACAGGTAAAGGCACAGTGATTGCGGAACAGGAACTCGGTAAAGGTAGTTATACCTTCTCTATCAGTGACGCTCAAAATACCTGTGGTACTAACTTTGCGCTGGCTGAAGAGAGTCGCATCAAATTCAATAAACCCCTTCGCCTAGACGATTGTGCCGAAAAATCTGAAATCGCTATCAAAGTCTTTCGCGCTAATACCTACCAATTTACGTTGAACCCTCAGACCAATGAGCTCACGGTTCAAGTAAAGCCAAAACAGCAACAAGCTCAAAGTTTTGCCTGCCCAGTACCTAGTGACCAACCAACCACCATCAACGTTGCTCAAACCTTTGATGATGGCACTTTAGTTAGAGATGCCCTTTCTGGCATCGAAGCTACCGTCAGTAACGGCAATGTCACCATGCAGCCTGCAGAAAACAGCCAAGGTGTTCTACTGCTAGAGAAAGTAGAACCAGAAACCAAAGCTGATTTTAGCTGGGACAACGCCACGGTTTACTTCGTGATGACCGATCGCTTCCACAACGGTAACCCTGACAACGACAATAGCTATGGTCGCAGTCAAGATGGACAAGATGAAATCGGCACCTTCCACGGTGGTGACCTAGCAGGCTTAACCGAAAAGCTCGACTATATTGAATCGCTCGGGGCCAATGCTATCTGGATTACCTCTCCACTAGAGCAAATCCACGGCTGGGTTGGCGGTGGTGATCGCGGTGACTTCAAACACTATGGCTACCACGGCTATTACCATCAAGACTGGACCAAGCTTGATGACAACATGGGCACAGAGGATGAACTTAAAACCTTTATCGATACAGCTCATAGCAAAGGCATTCGCGTCGTCTGGGATGTGGTAATGAACCACACGGGTTACGCAACGCTTGCCGACATGCAAGAATTCGACTTTGGTAAACTCAACCTTACCGATGAACAAGCCAAACAAACGCTTGGTGAGAACTGGACCGACTGGCAACCAAAGGCAGATCAAAACTGGCACTACTTCAATAACTTCATATCCTACAGCGACCAAGACGCTTGGGAAAAGTGGTGGGGTAAAGCGTGGTTACGCAGTGATATCGGCGCTTATGACTCACCGGGGTACAACAACCTCACCATGTCTTTGGCGCACCTGCCCGATTTCAAAACAGAATCGACAGAAACTACTGGGCTACCTAACTTCTATCTCAACAAATCCACCAGCGCCACGGATGAACTCAAAACACCTCGAGAGCATCTCATCACTTGGTTGTCTGACTGGGTGCGCGACTACGGTGTCGATGGTTTCAGAGTCGATACCGCTAAGCACGTTGAGCTAGAGGCATGGGCAGAGCTTAAAGAGAGCACGAACCAAGCGCTTGCAGAATGGAAGCAGAACAACCCAGATAAAGCCTTAGATGACCTGCCCTTTTGGATGACGGGTGAAGTGTGGGCGCACAGCGTAGTGAAATCAGATTACTTCGCTAATGGCTTTGATTCGATAATCAACTTTGAATTCCAGAGTGATATCGCACCTAAGGCGCTTAAATGCTTATCCGATCTCGATGCTGACTACCTGCGCTACGCAGACAAGATCAACAACGACAGTGAATTCAACGTGTTGAGTTACCTATCGTCTCACGACACTTCTTTATTCTGGACACAACACGGCAGTGACTTTGCGAAACAGACCAAAGCAGCAAACGCATTGATGTTGGCTCCCGGTGCGGTGCAGATCTATTACGGTGATGAAATCGCTCGTGATTTCGGCCCGACAGGATCAGACCCAATGCAAGGGACTCGCTCTGACATGCCTTGGGATCAAATCACCGGTGAACGAGCACAACTGTTAGAACATTGGCAGACGCTTGGTCAATTCCGTCAGCGCCACCCATCGATTGCCCAAGGTAAACACATAATCCGTAACAGCAAGGGCTACTATGCCTTCGAACGCCAATACCAAGATGACAAAGTATTGGTTGTTTACACCGGAACGAAGTAA